A part of Candidatus Methylomirabilota bacterium genomic DNA contains:
- a CDS encoding HAD-IC family P-type ATPase translates to VRAAGGSTAEASADMVSDDEVLALAAAVEQGSEHPLGEAIVARAKERGLALPPVTGFTTVPGQGIDALATDGRVLLGNRALMDARGIDVAALAPRAEALAAEGKTVVYLAFAGRALGLVAAADTLKPEAPAAVARLRALGLQPAMLTGDHRLTAEAIARQAGVDRVLAEVLPEDKAREVQRLQAEGRRVAMVGDGINDAPALAQADVGIAMGSGTDVAIEAADVTLMRGDLRGVVTAVELSRRTIRIVKENLVWAFGYNVVLIPVAAGVLYPLWGVLLSPILAGAAMAFSSVSVVTNSLRLRRWRPSHGA, encoded by the coding sequence GGTGCGAGCCGCAGGCGGTTCGACCGCCGAGGCGAGCGCCGACATGGTCTCGGACGACGAGGTGCTGGCGCTCGCCGCCGCCGTCGAGCAGGGCTCGGAGCACCCGCTCGGCGAGGCGATCGTCGCGCGCGCCAAGGAGCGCGGTCTCGCGCTGCCGCCGGTCACGGGCTTCACGACGGTTCCCGGCCAGGGGATCGACGCGCTGGCGACCGACGGCCGCGTGCTGCTCGGCAACCGCGCGCTCATGGACGCGCGCGGGATCGACGTCGCGGCGCTCGCGCCGCGGGCCGAGGCGCTCGCGGCCGAGGGCAAGACGGTCGTGTACCTCGCCTTCGCGGGCCGGGCGCTCGGCCTCGTCGCCGCGGCCGACACGCTCAAGCCCGAGGCGCCGGCCGCGGTGGCCAGGCTCCGGGCGCTCGGCCTCCAGCCGGCGATGCTCACGGGCGACCACCGGCTCACGGCCGAGGCCATCGCCCGGCAGGCCGGCGTGGACCGCGTGCTCGCCGAGGTCCTGCCGGAGGACAAGGCGCGCGAGGTCCAGCGGCTCCAGGCCGAGGGGCGCCGGGTCGCGATGGTCGGCGACGGCATCAACGACGCGCCGGCGCTGGCGCAGGCCGACGTCGGCATCGCGATGGGCTCGGGCACCGACGTCGCGATCGAGGCGGCGGACGTCACGCTGATGCGCGGCGACCTCCGCGGCGTCGTCACGGCCGTCGAGCTCTCGCGCCGGACGATCCGCATCGTCAAGGAGAACCTCGTCTGGGCGTTCGGCTACAACGTCGTGCTGATCCCGGTCGCGGCCGGCGTGCTCTATCCGCTCTGGGGCGTGCTGCTCTCACCGATCCTGGCGGGCGCCGCGATGGCGTTTTCGTCCGTGTCCGTCGTGACGAACAGCCTGCGACTGCGCCGCTGGAGGCCGAGCCATGGCGCTTGA
- a CDS encoding YHS domain-containing protein: protein MALDPVCKMTVESAKAAAQSTYRGQTYYFCAVGCKQKFDREPEKYLGGGQSGMGTKA, encoded by the coding sequence ATGGCGCTTGATCCCGTCTGCAAGATGACCGTCGAGTCCGCGAAGGCGGCGGCGCAGTCCACCTACAGGGGGCAGACGTATTATTTCTGCGCCGTCGGCTGCAAGCAGAAGTTCGACCGCGAGCCCGAGAAGTACCTGGGCGGAGGTCAGAGCGGGATGGGGACGAAGGCGTGA
- a CDS encoding DUF2889 domain-containing protein, whose amino-acid sequence MIEPALLRGRDRYERRMRGWVDNTHADAFTHTVVLDDPDRAVEVAVVALPSPSYAIREARCRAVRGAVGPSVADGFSTLAGAAMVGGLTRRAADATGGGEGAALAVDALIEIARLARQVAKLPPERAARARGGDPWECWQLDTTGWVDLPNSCFTYSDAGRALFGTRTIATPMQPEFYSPRPGQPKVFERTKVARLERRDGRLVLFHSMHDNVHGFEVTYEVDQATATIVRAEHVTPRLPYMGICSEPQRRIAAMRGERVDAGLRKRIQSHLGGESGCAQLYDLTADLLKLLA is encoded by the coding sequence GTGATCGAGCCCGCGCTGCTCCGCGGGCGCGACCGCTACGAGCGCCGGATGCGCGGCTGGGTGGACAACACCCACGCCGACGCGTTCACCCACACGGTGGTCCTGGACGACCCCGACCGTGCGGTGGAGGTGGCGGTCGTCGCGCTCCCGTCGCCGAGCTACGCGATCCGCGAGGCCCGCTGCCGCGCCGTCCGCGGCGCCGTGGGCCCGTCGGTCGCCGACGGGTTCAGCACGCTCGCCGGCGCGGCGATGGTCGGCGGCCTCACCCGGCGCGCGGCGGACGCGACGGGCGGCGGCGAGGGCGCCGCGCTCGCGGTGGACGCGCTGATCGAGATCGCGCGCCTGGCCCGCCAGGTGGCGAAGCTCCCGCCCGAGCGCGCCGCGCGCGCCCGCGGCGGCGATCCGTGGGAATGCTGGCAGCTCGACACGACGGGCTGGGTGGACCTGCCGAACTCCTGCTTCACCTACAGCGACGCGGGCCGGGCGCTCTTCGGCACGCGCACGATCGCGACGCCGATGCAGCCCGAGTTCTACAGCCCCCGGCCGGGCCAGCCGAAGGTGTTCGAGCGCACGAAGGTCGCGCGGCTCGAGCGCCGCGACGGACGCCTCGTGCTCTTCCATTCGATGCACGACAATGTCCACGGCTTCGAGGTGACCTACGAGGTGGACCAGGCGACGGCGACGATCGTACGCGCCGAGCACGTCACGCCGCGGCTCCCCTACATGGGCATCTGCTCGGAGCCGCAGCGCCGGATCGCGGCGATGCGCGGTGAGCGCGTGGACGCGGGCCTCCGGAAGCGCATCCAGTCGCACCTCGGCGGGGAGTCCGGCTGCGCCCAGCTCTACGACCTCACCGCGGATCTCCTGAAGCTCCTGGCGTAG